The Podospora pseudocomata strain CBS 415.72m chromosome 3, whole genome shotgun sequence genome window below encodes:
- a CDS encoding hypothetical protein (CAZy:AA13; EggNog:ENOG503P0C0; COG:S), which translates to MKLSSTFSVLTVATVVHGHGYLTIPSSRTRLGSEAGLDSCPECSILEPVSAWPDLDVAPVGRSGPCGYNARVSIDYNQPRAGLWGNSPVARYSPGQTIDVQWCVDNNGDHGGMFAYRICQDQALVKKFLTPGYLPTDEEKQAAEDCFERGTLPCTDVSGQNCGFSPDCSPGQPCWRNDWFTCNAFNAGDRRACQGVDNAPRGSCYTSIAGGFPVTKKIKLPNINVGHTLLSFKWNSFQTGQIYLSCADIAIGEGSGTVDPPASTTFSTVVTPGASCAAAPSVPVVFNEKATTAYGQNIKVVGSIAALGSWNPANAVPLSAAGYTNSNPVWSTTLNLAPGTSFTYKFIRVDSNGAVTWESDPNRSYTVPAACQGQSMAVDSTWR; encoded by the exons ATGAAGCTGTCATCGACCTTTTCCGTCCTCACGGTGGCCACTGTGGTTCACGGCCATGGTTACCTGACCATCCCGTCCAGTCGGACACGTCTTGGCTCCGAG GCTGGCCTTGACTCCTGCCCCGAGTGCTCCATTCTCGAGCCTGTCTCGGCCTGGCCCGATCTTGACGTTGCTCCTGTTGGCCGCAGTGGACCCTGTGGTTACAACGCCCGCGTGAGCATCGACTACAACCAGCCTCGCGCTGGGCTGTGGGGCAACTCTCCCGTCGCCCGCTACTCTCCTGGCCAGACCATCGACGTTCAGTGGTGCGTCGACAACAATGGTGACCACGGTGGCATGTTCGCCTACCGTATCTGCCAGGATCAGGCGCTCGTCAAGAAGTTCCTCACACCTGGCTATCTCCccaccgacgaggagaagcaggccgCCGAGGACTGCTTCGAGAGGGGCACGCTTCCCTGCACCGACGTCTCGGGCCAGAACTGCGGCTTCAGCCCTGACTGCTCCCCCGGTCAGCCGTGTTGGCGCAACGACTGGTTCACCTGCAATGCTTTCAATGCCGGTGACCGTCGCGCCTGCCAGGGCGTTGACAATGCTCCCCGCGGGTCTTGCTACACCTCGATTGCTGGAGGTTTCCCCGTcaccaagaagatcaagcttCCCAATATCAACGTCGGTCACACCCTCCTGAGCTTCAAGTGGAACTCGTTCCAGACCGGTCAGATCTACCTGTCCTGCGCAGATATTGCCATCGGCGAGGGCAGCGGCACCGTCGACCCGCCTGCTTCGACCACCTTCTCGACTGTCGTCACCCCCGGTGCCTCGTGTGCTGCCGCCCCGTCGGTGCCTGTCGTTTTCAACGAGAAGGCCACCACTGCCTATGGCCAGAACATCAAGGTTGTTGGCTCCATCGCCGCGCTCGGCAGTTGGAACCCGGCCAACGCTGTGCCCCTCTCTGCTGCCGGTtacaccaactccaaccccgtctggtccaccaccctcaacctggCTCCTGGCACTTCCTTCACCTACAAGTTCATCAGGGTGGACAGCAACGGCGCTGTGACCTGGGAAAGCGATCCCAACAGGTCCTACACTGTTCCTGCTGCCTGCCAGGGCCAGAGCATGGCTGTCGATTCCACCTGGCGCTAA